A stretch of Chloroflexota bacterium DNA encodes these proteins:
- a CDS encoding cytochrome C encodes MNKRSRLQLVLIAELLLSSLLLLTCKPKATPTPTPTLVVTPTPTPTPAGTPAAITFDQALARQARQLFVAKYVCNVCHSISALNMPGGTLGPDLSAVLLGRVPTGTASALYPLPRWFEEKGLARPEGDPVKAGELLVAFLASPPDYAPTKKVQVAAFKNTAGGEEPWLRDVKALVELFREASAKQ; translated from the coding sequence TGGTCCTCATAGCCGAGTTGTTGCTCTCTTCTCTCCTGCTCTTGACCTGCAAGCCGAAAGCTACCCCCACCCCCACCCCAACGCTGGTGGTCACTCCAACACCTACCCCGACGCCGGCGGGCACCCCGGCGGCGATAACCTTTGACCAAGCCCTGGCCCGGCAGGCAAGGCAGTTGTTCGTAGCTAAGTATGTCTGTAACGTGTGCCACAGCATCAGCGCTTTAAACATGCCTGGGGGCACCCTGGGGCCCGACCTTTCCGCGGTGCTGCTGGGCCGTGTTCCCACGGGCACCGCTTCTGCCCTCTACCCCCTGCCAAGATGGTTTGAGGAGAAGGGCCTTGCCCGTCCGGAAGGGGACCCCGTGAAGGCGGGAGAGCTTCTGGTGGCCTTTCTCGCATCCCCTCCCGACTATGCGCCCACCAAGAAGGTTCAGGTGGCCGCCTTTAAGAACACGGCGGGGGGCGAGGAGCCCTGGCTCAGGGACGTAAAGGCCCTTGTTGAGCTCTTCAGGGAAGCGTCAGCTAAGCAGTAA